One stretch of Akkermansia sp. RCC_12PD DNA includes these proteins:
- a CDS encoding cysteine desulfurase: MLDTATIRAQFPILETQVHGKPLIYLDNAATTQKPLVVLDASRRYYETQNANVHRGSHYLSQLATEAHEQARETAAGFINAPETAELLFTSGCTMGINLAADTIAKSGMVKPGDEVILSAAEHHSNIVPWQMLCERTGAVLRVIPLMPDQMLDMEAYQRLLSSRTRIVAIGHVSNTLGTVNPIREITALAKQNRPDTIVLVDGAQAVSHMKVDVQELGCDFYAFSGHKLYAPTGIGALWGKRELLEQLPPWMGGGEMIKEVTFEKTVYNDIPFKYEAGTPNIEGAVAMAAAMDYVSGLGLHNIAAHEQKLTDMAVEGLKAMPQLTVLAPDVPHNAVVSVLAEGIHHYDLGTLLDQMGIAVRTGHHCCQPLMCSLGTTGTTRASFALYNTEEEVKTFLQSMNRALEMLS; encoded by the coding sequence ATGCTTGATACAGCAACCATCCGCGCCCAGTTTCCGATTCTGGAAACCCAGGTGCACGGCAAACCGCTTATTTACCTGGATAACGCGGCCACCACTCAAAAGCCGCTGGTCGTCCTGGACGCCTCCCGACGCTATTATGAAACGCAGAACGCCAACGTCCACCGCGGCTCCCATTACCTGAGCCAGCTGGCCACGGAAGCGCACGAACAGGCGCGGGAAACAGCCGCCGGATTCATCAACGCTCCGGAAACGGCGGAACTCCTGTTCACCTCCGGCTGTACCATGGGCATCAACCTGGCGGCGGACACAATTGCCAAATCCGGGATGGTCAAACCCGGGGATGAAGTCATCCTGTCCGCGGCCGAACACCATTCCAACATCGTCCCGTGGCAGATGCTCTGCGAACGCACGGGCGCGGTCCTCCGCGTCATACCCCTGATGCCGGACCAGATGCTGGACATGGAGGCCTATCAGCGGCTGCTTTCCTCCCGGACCCGCATCGTGGCCATCGGGCATGTCTCCAACACGCTCGGAACGGTCAATCCCATTCGGGAAATCACCGCCCTAGCCAAACAAAACAGGCCGGACACTATCGTTCTGGTAGACGGTGCGCAGGCCGTCTCCCACATGAAAGTCGACGTTCAGGAACTTGGCTGCGATTTTTACGCCTTTTCCGGCCACAAGCTGTACGCTCCCACCGGAATCGGCGCCCTGTGGGGAAAGAGGGAACTTCTGGAGCAGCTCCCGCCGTGGATGGGCGGCGGCGAAATGATCAAGGAAGTCACCTTTGAAAAAACCGTTTACAACGATATCCCCTTCAAATATGAGGCAGGCACCCCCAACATTGAAGGAGCCGTCGCCATGGCCGCCGCCATGGACTACGTATCCGGGCTGGGGTTGCACAACATCGCCGCTCATGAACAAAAGCTCACGGACATGGCCGTGGAGGGACTGAAGGCCATGCCGCAGCTGACCGTGCTGGCCCCGGATGTGCCGCACAACGCCGTCGTTTCCGTACTGGCGGAGGGCATCCACCACTACGATCTGGGAACCCTTCTGGACCAGATGGGAATAGCCGTGCGCACCGGGCACCACTGCTGCCAGCCTCTCATGTGCTCATTGGGAACCACGGGAACCACCCGCGCCTCATTCGCCCTGTACAACACGGAAGAGGAAGTGAAAACCTTCCTCCAATCCATGAACAGGGCGCTGGAAATGCTTTCCTGA
- a CDS encoding discoidin domain-containing protein, producing MPSDDFLSLDQISNLFPQLENIQLIGTKGPQQIFSATLKSNFAPVILRLVPTEEADVFGWTPEFVIRSRAIVEQSHQGLLRVYEVGQAGSFTFIISAHSPYPRLADIEKIPQIKPQTALTIIRNLAEGLLTLHRKGIFHGGITPKQITVRPDGGDALLLPINIYPAQPPVDMGDFASPEWVTGAEPAFTPGMDIYALGLTLYLLLTRTTPLEAQFAMPSSLIRCSDEVDAVVSRAINPSPRERYRDMGEFITDLDKAIARPAGGISAAPAKSAVQPAIALNGSGKGQSNVYYYLIPALIVGIVLTYTCILYKKDVAKIRSDYNEQVQKANEAKADVVRKANKAAKEARHHAPAVPAIPAPAASVPQPPVPAPQPAAPEKSAPHVPAEPGEINWSVQPGVKVRQSSTRNMLAAYGPEKAVDGNTSSGLSDVSISATGVVEGKSAWFGIDFGAETNRPVEKIVIYTPANLTLLGTMEEFKVMLYDNEKNVLAEKTFTTTPSEKSTNISTWKLDSPVKARALRIESTNPARPLALTEVEVFGPEEKAEPAPAPAPEEME from the coding sequence ATGCCTTCCGACGACTTCCTTTCCCTGGACCAGATTTCCAATCTCTTTCCCCAGTTGGAAAACATCCAGCTTATTGGAACAAAAGGCCCGCAGCAAATTTTTTCCGCTACGCTCAAGTCCAACTTCGCCCCCGTTATCCTGAGGCTGGTTCCTACGGAAGAAGCGGACGTCTTCGGCTGGACGCCCGAGTTCGTTATCCGTTCCCGCGCCATTGTGGAGCAATCCCACCAGGGCCTTCTCCGCGTTTATGAAGTAGGACAGGCCGGGTCCTTCACCTTCATCATCTCCGCCCATTCCCCCTATCCGCGCCTGGCGGACATAGAAAAAATTCCGCAAATCAAGCCGCAGACGGCACTCACGATTATCCGCAACCTGGCGGAGGGCCTGCTGACCCTGCACCGGAAAGGGATCTTTCATGGAGGCATCACGCCCAAACAGATCACCGTGCGCCCCGACGGCGGAGATGCGCTGCTGCTGCCCATCAATATTTATCCTGCCCAGCCTCCCGTGGACATGGGGGACTTCGCCTCCCCGGAATGGGTCACGGGAGCGGAACCCGCATTCACTCCGGGCATGGATATCTACGCCCTGGGGCTGACGCTTTACCTCCTGTTGACCCGCACTACTCCCCTAGAGGCACAGTTTGCCATGCCTTCCTCCCTGATTCGGTGCAGTGATGAAGTGGACGCCGTAGTCTCTCGCGCCATCAATCCATCTCCCCGGGAACGTTACCGGGACATGGGGGAATTCATCACAGACCTGGACAAAGCCATCGCCCGCCCTGCCGGGGGTATCTCCGCAGCGCCGGCAAAGTCGGCCGTCCAGCCCGCAATAGCCCTGAATGGATCGGGGAAGGGGCAGTCAAATGTTTATTATTATCTTATTCCGGCCCTGATCGTGGGCATCGTGCTGACGTATACCTGCATCCTGTACAAGAAGGATGTGGCGAAAATACGCAGCGATTACAACGAACAGGTGCAAAAGGCAAACGAGGCGAAAGCCGATGTCGTGCGGAAAGCCAACAAGGCGGCCAAGGAAGCGCGCCACCATGCGCCCGCAGTCCCTGCCATTCCCGCCCCGGCAGCCTCCGTTCCGCAACCTCCAGTCCCGGCGCCCCAGCCGGCTGCCCCTGAAAAATCAGCTCCCCACGTCCCCGCCGAACCCGGTGAAATCAACTGGAGCGTGCAGCCCGGCGTGAAAGTCCGCCAAAGTTCCACCCGCAACATGCTGGCGGCCTACGGACCCGAAAAAGCCGTGGACGGAAATACCAGTTCCGGGCTTTCCGACGTTTCCATCAGCGCCACCGGCGTCGTGGAAGGAAAGAGCGCCTGGTTCGGCATCGACTTCGGAGCGGAAACCAACCGTCCCGTGGAAAAAATCGTCATTTATACGCCCGCCAACCTGACCCTGCTGGGAACCATGGAGGAATTCAAGGTGATGCTGTACGACAATGAAAAAAATGTACTCGCGGAAAAAACCTTCACCACCACTCCTTCGGAAAAATCCACCAACATCAGCACCTGGAAGCTGGACTCTCCGGTCAAGGCGCGCGCGTTGCGCATCGAATCTACCAACCCCGCCCGGCCACTGGCCCTGACGGAAGTAGAAGTGTTCGGACCGGAAGAAAAAGCTGAACCGGCACCCGCCCCAGCCCCGGAAGAAATGGAGTAA
- a CDS encoding DUF1573 domain-containing protein yields MTLRTFILSGLLLCGSAASGKDELSFKEMVVPVKVAPAQDSITAAFPFTNTSGVPVTISKINVSCDCTTAGVTDNKLTYAPGESGTVTAVMKTGNFSGTVDKDMTVHANGSTYKLIIRAQIPDIIRMEPRKLEWTKGAPSTPKTIHITISKELPVNLTTVDLTGDAFDYEPVTVQKGKEYKIIVTPKSTDKPAFNTIWVRTDSTVPRYKRQMGFLTIKED; encoded by the coding sequence ATGACCTTGCGGACTTTCATCCTGTCAGGCCTGCTGTTGTGCGGAAGCGCCGCTTCCGGCAAGGATGAGCTGTCCTTCAAGGAAATGGTCGTCCCCGTCAAGGTGGCCCCGGCCCAGGACAGCATCACGGCGGCGTTCCCCTTCACCAATACTTCCGGCGTTCCCGTCACCATCAGCAAAATCAACGTCTCCTGTGACTGCACCACCGCCGGGGTCACGGACAACAAGCTGACTTACGCTCCGGGGGAATCCGGAACCGTGACAGCCGTGATGAAAACCGGCAATTTTTCCGGTACGGTGGACAAAGACATGACCGTACACGCCAACGGCTCCACCTACAAGCTGATCATCCGGGCACAGATTCCGGATATCATCCGCATGGAGCCCCGCAAGCTGGAATGGACGAAGGGGGCCCCTTCCACCCCCAAGACCATCCACATCACCATCTCCAAGGAACTGCCCGTCAACCTGACAACGGTTGACCTGACGGGGGACGCTTTTGACTACGAGCCCGTCACCGTTCAAAAAGGGAAGGAATACAAAATCATCGTCACTCCCAAATCTACGGACAAGCCGGCTTTCAATACCATCTGGGTGCGGACGGACTCCACTGTTCCGCGCTACAAGCGGCAAATGGGATTCCTGACCATCAAGGAAGACTGA
- a CDS encoding rhodanese-like domain-containing protein, with amino-acid sequence MRDAFSTALKLLLVILLLAVGIAVLDLRVIQPLRTPPCNPELLEEGHVCLSQLLKDWPGKIVWIDARKQDDFERHTITQAPVYPVRPADDNYQELLANAMEALMTAEDKGYCIVIFCSRDCNSSTAVANELKKPEYGIRAPVFILEGGWDELRKEPSLVQ; translated from the coding sequence ATGAGAGACGCCTTTTCCACCGCCCTGAAACTTCTGCTGGTCATACTTCTTCTGGCCGTGGGGATAGCCGTGCTGGACCTGCGCGTCATCCAGCCGCTGCGCACGCCGCCCTGCAATCCGGAATTGCTGGAGGAAGGGCACGTCTGCCTTTCCCAGCTGCTGAAGGACTGGCCGGGAAAAATCGTCTGGATAGACGCCAGAAAGCAGGACGACTTCGAACGCCACACCATTACACAGGCCCCCGTTTATCCCGTGCGCCCTGCGGACGACAATTACCAGGAACTGCTTGCCAATGCCATGGAAGCTCTGATGACGGCGGAGGACAAGGGATACTGCATCGTCATTTTCTGCAGCAGGGACTGCAATTCCAGCACAGCCGTAGCTAACGAACTTAAAAAGCCGGAATACGGCATCCGGGCGCCCGTCTTCATTCTGGAAGGCGGCTGGGACGAACTGCGCAAAGAACCTTCACTTGTACAATAA